The nucleotide sequence GAACGGGAAAAGGCTCTGCACAAGTGTTCTGGAGTCCTGCAGAATGAAAGCCAAGCGTTCGCCCTGAGCCTGTCGAAGGGCGAATGAGGAACCATCGGCAGTGAAGGTTATTCATCGTTTTCGAGGATGCGTTCGACGACAAAGGGCCGAACCAGTTTCTCGGCGCCGGTCTTTTTGTCTTTGCGCATCCGCCCGTCCTCGATCAGGGCTTTGATCCGTATCGGGTCGATCGTTGCCGGATCGTAGAGAATGCGGGCGCGGTGCTCCGCGACGAACGCATCGAAGGAAAGGATCCCCGCATCCTGCTCGATGATCCATGAGAACGTCAGCGCGGTACCCCGGCACCGAAGCCCGGTCACGATCATGTCGACGGAAGCCGCATTCGCGGTTTTCCCGTAATTTGCGTAGGTTTTCGAGACGGTCGGCATCGGGATGTTCCACGCCGTCAGAATGCCCGCAAGCATCATCAGCGCGACGATCGCCGGAAGGAATTTCCGCGACAGGCCGAACCGCTTCCTGCAGGAAGGTTCAGAGCCTTCCGACGGGGGGGAGGGCGCGGCATACCCGAGCTTCATGGCGATCGCCCGGTGGGGGCACGCGTCGATGCAGACGGCGCAGGAGGTGCACTCGGTCGACCAGACGCGCCGAACCTCGTGAACGGGTATCTGCTGGGGGCAGGCGCGGCCGCAGTCGCCGCAGTTCGTGCACCGGTCGGGGTTGATCGTCGGTGCCACCGGCGAAGCGAGGCGAAACAACCCGAGCGTCGTTCCGAGCGGGCAGATCAGGCGGCACCAGAAGAACGGCAGGGCGAGGGCCGCGCCGCCGAGACCGATCATGAGCCATTTCGACCACCACGCGACCTCGTGCTCCTGGCCGGACATCACGACGTAATACGGGCAGAACGGCCGCAGGACCAGGTCGGCATACGACATCGTCGCCCAGAGAATGAGCAGCAGAACGGGGTACCTCGCCAGACCGAGAAACCGGCCGGCGCCCTGCCAGACGGTGTCGCGCCTGATGCCGAGAACCTTGCCGGCGCGGGCGAGAAGCTCGTGGAGAGCGCCGATCGGGCAGAC is from Candidatus Ozemobacteraceae bacterium and encodes:
- a CDS encoding 4Fe-4S binding protein, with protein sequence MQKTRRVYQLLFVFAAIVLTARNLRGYTKATIESWCPGGGIESLAFYVKNNAFLCAVSGLNLILFIAVTIGTLIAGRAFCSWVCPIGALHELLARAGKVLGIRRDTVWQGAGRFLGLARYPVLLLILWATMSYADLVLRPFCPYYVVMSGQEHEVAWWSKWLMIGLGGAALALPFFWCRLICPLGTTLGLFRLASPVAPTINPDRCTNCGDCGRACPQQIPVHEVRRVWSTECTSCAVCIDACPHRAIAMKLGYAAPSPPSEGSEPSCRKRFGLSRKFLPAIVALMMLAGILTAWNIPMPTVSKTYANYGKTANAASVDMIVTGLRCRGTALTFSWIIEQDAGILSFDAFVAEHRARILYDPATIDPIRIKALIEDGRMRKDKKTGAEKLVRPFVVERILENDE